The Roseovarius indicus genome has a segment encoding these proteins:
- a CDS encoding leucyl aminopeptidase family protein — protein MPLEFAPADAPAIPLHVIAQDGAEAWAAGQPERIATWVRAAGFTGALGATLLVPGEDGRIEMALAGYGTPQGRARGRFHLAGVAAALPDGDYRLEGLPEERAAEEALGWLLASYAFDRYRDQSAAKARLVAPEGLDAGRLVAIAAGEWLTRDLINTPAADMGPSDLEAACAGLAKEFGAEIDVVRGEALLEKNFPMIHAVGRAAAQEPRLIDMRWGDKGPALTLVGKGVCFDTGGLNLKPGASMGLMKKDMGGAATVLGLARMIMALEVPVKLRVLVPAVENSVSANAFRPGDILTARNGLTVEINNTDAEGRLVLADALSFGAEESPDLMVSMATLTGAARVAVGPDLAPYFTDDGALASALDKAGETVADPVWRLPFHAPYETMIEPGIADLDNAPKGGFGGAITAALFLRRFAGETRYAHFDIYGWSTGNGPARPKGGVGMGARALLDALPGVLSL, from the coding sequence ATGCCTTTAGAATTCGCCCCGGCCGATGCGCCTGCAATCCCGCTTCACGTGATCGCGCAGGACGGGGCCGAGGCCTGGGCCGCCGGCCAGCCCGAGCGTATCGCCACATGGGTGCGCGCGGCGGGGTTCACCGGTGCGCTTGGGGCGACCCTTCTGGTGCCGGGCGAGGACGGGCGGATCGAGATGGCGCTGGCGGGGTATGGCACGCCGCAGGGGCGGGCTCGCGGGCGGTTTCACCTGGCCGGCGTTGCGGCGGCATTGCCTGACGGGGATTACCGCCTCGAGGGATTGCCGGAAGAGCGGGCGGCGGAGGAAGCGCTGGGGTGGTTGCTGGCCTCCTATGCGTTCGACCGGTATCGCGATCAATCCGCGGCCAAGGCCCGGCTGGTGGCGCCCGAGGGGCTGGATGCCGGGCGGCTTGTGGCGATCGCCGCCGGCGAGTGGCTGACGCGCGACCTGATCAATACGCCGGCGGCCGATATGGGGCCGTCCGATCTCGAGGCCGCCTGTGCGGGTCTTGCGAAGGAGTTCGGCGCCGAGATCGACGTGGTTCGGGGCGAGGCGCTGCTGGAAAAGAACTTCCCGATGATCCACGCCGTGGGCCGGGCCGCGGCGCAGGAGCCGCGGCTGATCGACATGCGCTGGGGCGACAAAGGGCCGGCGCTGACGCTGGTCGGCAAGGGCGTGTGTTTCGATACCGGCGGGCTGAACCTCAAGCCCGGCGCGAGCATGGGCCTGATGAAGAAGGACATGGGCGGCGCGGCGACCGTGCTGGGGCTGGCGCGGATGATCATGGCGCTGGAGGTGCCGGTGAAGCTGCGCGTGCTGGTGCCGGCGGTGGAGAACTCGGTCTCGGCCAATGCCTTCCGGCCCGGTGACATTCTGACGGCGCGCAACGGGCTGACGGTCGAGATCAACAACACCGATGCCGAGGGGCGGCTGGTTCTGGCGGATGCTCTGAGCTTCGGCGCCGAGGAGAGCCCGGACCTGATGGTCTCGATGGCGACGCTGACCGGCGCGGCGCGGGTGGCGGTCGGGCCGGATCTGGCGCCCTATTTCACCGATGACGGCGCGCTTGCCAGCGCGCTGGACAAGGCGGGTGAAACCGTGGCCGACCCGGTCTGGCGGCTACCCTTCCATGCGCCTTACGAGACGATGATCGAGCCGGGCATTGCCGATCTCGACAACGCGCCCAAGGGCGGGTTCGGCGGGGCGATCACGGCCGCGCTGTTCCTGCGGCGCTTTGCCGGGGAAACCCGTTACGCGCATTTCGACATCTATGGCTGGAGCACCGGCAACGGCCCGGCCCGGCCCAAGGGCGGTGTCGGCATGGGGGCGCGTGCCCTGCTCGATGCCCTGCCGGGAGTTCTGAGCCTGTGA
- a CDS encoding transglutaminase domain-containing protein gives MAADVFDPGERGGLLDGLEPSPGAFCAALHGVLIHDHFGAICYPAVPPDFATASRETLPAAARLARIDEYGEGFQPRPPERRTVGTCRDFAVMFCAMARRHGMEAQVRCGFADYLDPPGFEDHWICEYRAAGGGRWAQADPQLDAAHIAHLNIGFDPTDLPDGAFLTGCEAWRAVRRGTAMATDFGHGDACGAWFLKVNLLRDLHCLLGQVMSDWDQWRQVADSAVHDAVPDALCDRLAEAGTGGASSAVDLPAPPIGGAAM, from the coding sequence ATGGCAGCCGATGTCTTCGATCCGGGGGAGCGGGGTGGCCTGCTGGACGGGCTGGAGCCCTCTCCCGGCGCCTTTTGCGCTGCGCTGCATGGCGTACTGATCCACGACCATTTCGGTGCCATCTGTTATCCGGCGGTGCCGCCGGATTTCGCAACGGCCTCGCGAGAGACCCTGCCGGCGGCGGCGCGGTTGGCCCGGATCGACGAGTATGGCGAGGGGTTTCAACCGCGCCCGCCCGAGCGCCGAACCGTAGGCACCTGCCGGGATTTCGCGGTGATGTTCTGTGCCATGGCGCGACGTCACGGCATGGAGGCGCAGGTGCGATGCGGCTTTGCGGATTATCTCGATCCGCCGGGGTTCGAGGATCACTGGATATGCGAATACCGCGCGGCGGGCGGAGGGCGATGGGCGCAGGCCGACCCCCAGCTCGACGCGGCGCACATCGCGCATCTGAATATCGGTTTCGACCCCACCGACCTTCCGGACGGGGCTTTCCTGACGGGGTGCGAGGCGTGGAGGGCCGTGCGGCGCGGTACGGCTATGGCGACGGATTTCGGGCACGGCGACGCGTGCGGGGCGTGGTTTCTGAAGGTCAACCTGCTACGGGACCTGCATTGCCTTTTGGGGCAGGTGATGTCCGACTGGGACCAGTGGCGGCAGGTGGCCGATAGCGCCGTGCATGACGCGGTGCCCGATGCGCTGTGCGACCGGCTTGCGGAGGCCGGTACGGGTGGCGCGTCGAGTGCCGTCGATCTGCCGGCGCCGCCTATTGGCGGCGCGGCGATGTAA
- a CDS encoding DUF4139 domain-containing protein has protein sequence MHRLAFAFALLPTAVLAEDIPLVSDVTGVTLYPDGATVTREVPFTAPAGAHQLVLTDLPQSTPLASVRVAVEGAQMGSVSTRNDFVPPRTEETTAAFEAAEAEVERLEEELRDRQAAIEAIRLEAKAAQARVDFLDALGKGDGVAALDVEKLQSLSAMIGSETLSALQAAHAAKRRAEAAARDLTDLQDELKRARQALAALVPEREDRAMLAVSVRSDAPAEGMLTVTYNIYQAGWQPVYDLRLARDTGALDIERGALIYQDTGENWADVALTLSTARPTEQTEPGEVWPWLRRIIDPEAPMPKPLVRAQPEAGYAADAAMEEAMVMPEPIQATAQFDGLSVTYSYPDPVAVASGADNLRITLGTLEAEAEMVAQAVPLTDTSAYLMAEFTNEAEEVILPTHEASFYLDGRFVGKRPLDLIPAGGEAELSFGPIEGLQLERTVLGRNEGDRGVLSRSTELTEEVRIDVENLTGETWEMRVLDRVPYSEQEDLEINWNAAPHASEMDVDGKRGVLAWEFDIAPGDTQEIKLTHTLKWPEGMMLQ, from the coding sequence ATGCACCGTCTTGCTTTCGCCTTCGCCCTTCTGCCCACGGCCGTGCTGGCCGAGGATATCCCGCTGGTGAGTGACGTCACCGGTGTCACGCTGTATCCGGATGGCGCCACGGTCACCCGCGAGGTGCCCTTCACCGCCCCGGCCGGTGCGCATCAACTGGTTCTGACCGATCTTCCGCAAAGCACGCCGCTGGCATCGGTAAGGGTTGCCGTGGAGGGCGCGCAGATGGGCAGCGTCAGCACGCGCAACGATTTCGTGCCGCCCCGGACGGAGGAAACCACCGCCGCCTTCGAGGCCGCGGAGGCAGAGGTGGAGCGGCTGGAAGAGGAACTGCGCGATCGGCAGGCGGCGATCGAGGCGATCCGTCTGGAGGCGAAGGCGGCGCAGGCGCGGGTGGATTTCCTCGATGCGCTGGGCAAGGGCGACGGTGTGGCGGCGCTTGACGTGGAGAAGCTGCAGTCGCTCTCGGCGATGATCGGCAGCGAAACCCTGTCGGCCCTGCAGGCGGCGCATGCCGCCAAGCGGCGGGCCGAGGCGGCAGCGCGCGATCTGACGGATCTGCAGGACGAGCTGAAGCGGGCAAGGCAGGCGCTGGCGGCGCTGGTGCCGGAGCGGGAAGATCGGGCGATGCTGGCGGTTTCGGTGCGGTCCGACGCGCCGGCCGAGGGGATGCTGACGGTGACCTACAATATCTACCAGGCGGGGTGGCAGCCGGTCTACGACTTGCGTCTCGCCCGCGACACCGGCGCGCTGGATATCGAGCGCGGCGCGCTCATCTACCAGGACACGGGCGAGAACTGGGCCGACGTGGCGCTGACCCTCTCGACCGCGCGGCCGACGGAACAGACGGAGCCCGGCGAGGTCTGGCCGTGGCTGCGGCGGATCATCGACCCCGAGGCACCGATGCCAAAGCCGCTGGTGCGGGCGCAACCCGAGGCGGGCTATGCCGCGGATGCAGCCATGGAAGAGGCGATGGTCATGCCCGAACCGATCCAGGCGACGGCCCAGTTCGACGGGCTGTCGGTGACCTACAGCTATCCGGACCCCGTGGCCGTGGCCTCGGGCGCCGATAACCTGCGGATCACGCTGGGCACGCTGGAAGCCGAGGCCGAGATGGTGGCGCAGGCGGTGCCGCTGACCGACACGAGCGCCTATCTCATGGCCGAGTTCACCAACGAGGCGGAGGAGGTGATCCTGCCGACGCACGAGGCGAGCTTCTACCTCGACGGCCGCTTCGTCGGGAAGCGGCCGCTCGACCTGATCCCGGCCGGTGGTGAGGCGGAGCTGTCCTTCGGGCCGATCGAGGGGCTGCAGCTGGAACGCACGGTGCTGGGCCGGAACGAGGGCGACCGCGGGGTTCTGTCGCGCTCGACCGAGCTGACCGAGGAGGTCCGGATCGACGTGGAGAACCTGACCGGGGAGACCTGGGAGATGCGGGTGCTCGACCGGGTGCCCTATTCGGAGCAGGAAGATCTCGAGATCAACTGGAACGCCGCGCCGCATGCCTCGGAGATGGACGTCGACGGCAAGCGCGGCGTGCTGGCGTGGGAGTTCGACATCGCGCCGGGCGACACGCAGGAGATCAAGCTGACCCACACGCTGAAATGGCCCGAGGGAATGATGCTGCAGTAA
- a CDS encoding C40 family peptidase: protein MTDPRRHPANGRVAALRLQGKVEAATFVEGTTRRVVVPVADLLREPGGARDRQLLLGDAVAIYEEREGWAFAEAEKDGYTGYVRADQLSDVPAPTHRVTARATHLYRSPDFKTRELAALSHGALLTVTGQEGRFAATSQGFVPSVHLSPVEEMGQDPVDVAEVFLGTPYLWGGNTSYGIDCSGLVQMACLACGIECPGDSDMQEAELGQALPEDAPLQRGDLLFWKTHVAWVANRDTLLHANANSMATSFEPLEAAVNRIEAQGDGPVTSRKRLGEF from the coding sequence ATGACCGATCCGCGCCGACACCCCGCCAATGGCCGCGTCGCCGCCTTGCGTCTGCAGGGCAAGGTCGAGGCCGCCACGTTCGTTGAAGGCACGACCCGGCGGGTCGTGGTGCCCGTGGCCGACCTTCTGCGCGAGCCGGGCGGTGCCCGGGACCGGCAGCTTCTTCTGGGCGACGCCGTTGCCATCTACGAAGAGCGAGAGGGCTGGGCCTTTGCCGAGGCGGAGAAGGATGGGTACACGGGCTACGTTCGGGCCGACCAGCTATCGGATGTGCCGGCGCCGACGCATCGGGTGACCGCGCGGGCCACGCATTTGTACCGGTCGCCGGATTTCAAGACGCGGGAGCTGGCGGCGCTGAGCCACGGCGCCTTGCTGACGGTCACCGGGCAGGAGGGCCGTTTCGCGGCCACGTCGCAGGGGTTCGTGCCGTCGGTGCACCTGTCGCCGGTCGAGGAGATGGGCCAGGACCCGGTCGACGTGGCCGAGGTATTCCTGGGCACGCCGTATCTCTGGGGCGGGAACACGAGCTATGGGATAGATTGTTCCGGCCTTGTGCAGATGGCGTGCCTAGCGTGCGGTATCGAGTGCCCCGGCGACAGCGACATGCAGGAGGCCGAGCTGGGGCAGGCGTTGCCCGAGGATGCCCCGTTGCAGAGGGGTGACCTGTTGTTCTGGAAAACCCATGTCGCGTGGGTGGCGAACAGGGACACGCTGTTGCATGCCAATGCCAACAGCATGGCCACGAGTTTCGAGCCGCTGGAAGCGGCCGTGAACCGGATCGAGGCGCAGGGCGATGGCCCGGTGACCTCGCGCAAGAGACTGGGAGAGTTTTGA
- a CDS encoding class I SAM-dependent methyltransferase, whose product MSEGPNRDQAEFWSSESGNKWVENAAVLDAAMAPALDCVLEAAALQPGERVLDIGCGTGASTLAAAAAVGPDGRVTGADISPVMLEGARKRADEAGCATVDFVVADAQTHGFEPGAFDAMISRFGVMFFADSVAAFANMAKAMRPGGRMHFVCWSGLQENPWFSLPRQVAVDRLGAPEPADPRAPGPMAFAERDYVTGILEQAGLAEVSSQEVSVDLTPLGSVEEVAKFAAHVGPASRILKEKEGTAEDAKVIVEALSEKMQAFATPDGVRVPATLNLYSAIRA is encoded by the coding sequence ATGAGCGAGGGGCCGAACAGGGATCAGGCGGAGTTCTGGTCGTCGGAGTCGGGCAACAAGTGGGTCGAGAACGCGGCCGTCCTCGATGCGGCGATGGCGCCGGCTTTGGATTGCGTTCTCGAGGCTGCGGCGTTGCAGCCGGGCGAGCGGGTGCTCGATATCGGCTGTGGCACCGGGGCGAGCACGCTGGCGGCGGCCGCGGCGGTTGGGCCGGATGGCCGGGTGACGGGCGCGGATATCTCGCCGGTGATGCTGGAGGGGGCGCGGAAACGGGCGGACGAGGCCGGGTGCGCGACGGTCGATTTCGTTGTTGCCGATGCGCAGACGCATGGGTTCGAGCCGGGGGCGTTCGATGCGATGATCTCTCGTTTCGGCGTGATGTTCTTTGCCGATTCCGTGGCAGCGTTTGCGAACATGGCCAAGGCGATGCGGCCCGGCGGGCGGATGCATTTCGTCTGCTGGAGCGGCTTGCAGGAAAACCCGTGGTTTTCCCTGCCCCGGCAGGTGGCGGTCGACCGGCTGGGCGCGCCGGAGCCTGCCGACCCGCGCGCGCCGGGGCCGATGGCCTTTGCCGAGCGGGACTATGTGACCGGTATCCTGGAACAGGCCGGGTTGGCGGAGGTTTCCTCGCAAGAGGTTTCCGTCGACCTCACGCCCTTGGGTTCGGTCGAGGAGGTGGCGAAGTTTGCCGCGCATGTGGGCCCGGCCTCGCGCATCCTGAAGGAGAAGGAGGGCACGGCCGAGGATGCGAAGGTGATCGTCGAGGCGCTGAGCGAGAAGATGCAGGCCTTTGCCACGCCAGACGGTGTGCGCGTGCCGGCGACGCTCAACCTCTATTCCGCGATACGGGCCTAA
- a CDS encoding aspartate-semialdehyde dehydrogenase, translated as MGYKVVVVGATGNVGREMLNILAERQFPVDEIAALASRRSLGTEVSFGDKTLKTQDLDAFDFTGWDMALFAIGSDATKVYAPKAAKAGCVVIDNSSLYRYDPDVPLVVPECNPEAVEGYAKKNIIANPNCSTAQMVVALKPIHDRAKIKRVVVSTYQSVSGAGKEGMDELWDQTKDIYNPTREIEPKKFQKQIAFNVIPHIDVFMEDGSTKEEWKMVVETKKIIDPSIKVNATCVRVPVLVGHAESVNIETEEFLDEDEARDILRESPGIMVVDKREDGGYVTPIECVGDYATFISRIRQDPTIDNGLNLWCVSDNLRKGAALNAVQIAETLGNRVLKKA; from the coding sequence ATGGGATACAAGGTCGTCGTCGTTGGTGCCACGGGGAACGTGGGCCGCGAAATGCTGAACATCCTGGCCGAGCGCCAGTTTCCGGTGGACGAGATCGCCGCGCTTGCGTCGCGCCGCTCTCTGGGCACCGAAGTGAGCTTTGGCGACAAGACCCTCAAGACCCAGGATCTCGACGCGTTCGATTTCACCGGCTGGGACATGGCGCTGTTCGCCATCGGCTCTGACGCGACGAAGGTCTATGCGCCCAAGGCCGCCAAGGCGGGCTGCGTGGTGATCGACAACTCGTCGCTCTACCGCTACGACCCGGACGTTCCGCTGGTGGTGCCGGAGTGCAACCCCGAGGCCGTCGAGGGCTATGCGAAGAAGAACATCATCGCCAACCCCAACTGCTCGACCGCGCAGATGGTGGTGGCGCTGAAGCCGATCCATGACCGCGCGAAGATCAAGCGCGTGGTGGTGAGCACCTACCAGTCTGTCTCGGGCGCCGGGAAAGAGGGGATGGACGAGCTTTGGGATCAGACCAAGGACATCTACAACCCGACCCGCGAGATCGAGCCGAAGAAATTCCAGAAGCAGATCGCGTTCAACGTGATCCCGCATATCGACGTGTTCATGGAAGACGGCTCGACCAAGGAAGAGTGGAAGATGGTCGTCGAGACCAAGAAGATCATCGACCCGTCGATCAAGGTGAACGCGACCTGCGTGCGGGTGCCGGTTCTGGTGGGGCATGCCGAGTCGGTCAATATCGAGACGGAAGAGTTTCTCGACGAGGACGAGGCGCGCGATATCCTGCGGGAGAGCCCGGGGATCATGGTCGTCGACAAGCGCGAGGATGGCGGGTACGTGACGCCGATCGAATGCGTGGGCGACTATGCGACCTTCATCAGCCGGATCCGGCAGGACCCGACGATCGACAACGGTCTGAACCTGTGGTGCGTCAGTGACAACCTGCGCAAGGGCGCGGCGCTGAACGCGGTGCAGATTGCCGAGACGCTGGGCAACCGGGTTCTGAAGAAGGCCTGA
- the speB gene encoding agmatinase: MSDPFFHPVSGFDLPRFAGVPTFMRLPYVPPEHARFGDVEVGLIGVPWDSGTTNRPGPRHGPRQLRDASTMIRAQHPTSGMRPFETVNCADLGDVGPNPADIPDSMERITAFYDKVMGAGIVPLTGGGDHLTSLPVLRSVAKEGPVGMVHFDSHTDLFHSYFGGTMYTHGTPFRRAVEEGLLDPKKVVQIGLRGTMYDTEDRDFAKANGIRLILVEEFHERGVADVMAEAREIAGSGPTYVSYDIDFVDPTFAPGTGTPEVGGPNSYQALQVVRELEGLNIVGADMVEVSPPFDPSGGTAFLGVSIMFELLCVMAGQMKGAGA, encoded by the coding sequence ATGAGCGATCCGTTCTTTCACCCCGTTTCGGGGTTCGACCTGCCGCGGTTTGCTGGGGTGCCGACCTTCATGCGGCTGCCCTACGTGCCGCCGGAGCATGCGCGGTTCGGCGATGTCGAGGTCGGCCTGATCGGTGTGCCGTGGGACAGCGGCACGACGAACCGCCCCGGCCCGCGCCACGGGCCGCGGCAGTTGCGCGATGCCTCGACCATGATCCGGGCGCAGCACCCGACGAGCGGGATGCGCCCGTTCGAGACCGTGAATTGTGCCGATCTGGGCGACGTGGGGCCGAACCCGGCGGATATTCCCGACAGCATGGAGCGGATCACCGCCTTCTACGACAAGGTGATGGGGGCCGGGATCGTGCCGTTGACGGGCGGGGGCGATCACCTGACATCGTTGCCGGTTCTGCGGTCGGTGGCAAAGGAGGGCCCGGTGGGGATGGTGCATTTCGACAGCCATACCGACCTGTTTCATTCCTATTTCGGGGGGACGATGTACACCCATGGCACCCCCTTCCGCCGCGCGGTGGAGGAGGGTTTGCTCGACCCGAAGAAGGTGGTTCAGATCGGCCTGCGCGGCACGATGTACGACACCGAGGACCGGGATTTCGCCAAGGCGAACGGCATCCGCCTGATCCTTGTGGAAGAGTTCCACGAGCGGGGCGTGGCCGACGTGATGGCCGAGGCGCGCGAGATTGCCGGGAGCGGGCCGACCTATGTGAGCTATGACATCGATTTCGTCGACCCGACCTTTGCGCCCGGCACCGGCACGCCCGAGGTGGGGGGGCCGAATTCCTACCAGGCGTTGCAGGTGGTGCGGGAGCTGGAGGGGCTGAATATCGTGGGCGCCGACATGGTCGAGGTGTCGCCGCCCTTCGACCCGTCGGGGGGCACGGCGTTCCTTGGGGTGTCGATCATGTTCGAGCTGCTTTGCGTGATGGCCGGCCAGATGAAGGGCGCCGGCGCATGA
- a CDS encoding lytic transglycosylase domain-containing protein: MFLSLSAAAPAQEEDVRIAPRPLQSAFDAIRNGRWDTASRIAERDGPAAVSIIEWIRLREGRGTPEEVLAFVEEHPDWPGISYLRKRSEEVMTHADFDDVLAFYSDYRPQTGEGVLNYARALTARGQEGEAAATVVLAWRTMDLSTAEHNAFLDAHADLLKPHHESRMQMAVWRGLRDVQQMLPLVSKETRALVEARQKIERGTALKDSDLPEGGATDAGIAYERFNQHIKKGRSDDAIALMIKQSKIEDGLGEPDRWAGWRRYLARSKMREGDIDTAYQLAAIHQLVDGSNYADLEWLSGYLALTYLEAPELALDHFQRFRAAVETPISLGRAGYWIGRAQDALGDTEAAQLSYAFGGEYQTSFYGLLAAERAGMPPDPALAGAAPDPDWRNAPFAQSPLFKAGVLLLSTDRISLAEQFFVALTDTLEEDEINRLGHALDTLDEPHLEVMVGKAAAQRGLVVPGPYYALHPMRQMDLPVPVELALAIARRESEFDHRVQSGAGAQGLMQLMPGTASDMARSLGIQHTRSRVLSDWRYNATLGSAYLAQLVNRFDGNIVMVSAGYNAGPGRPLRWMKEYGDPRQGERDIIDWIEHIPFRETQNYVMRVAESLPIYRARLGKNPLPVPFSEELSGGTLRQLALD, translated from the coding sequence ATGTTTTTGAGCCTGTCCGCCGCGGCGCCGGCACAGGAGGAAGACGTGCGAATCGCGCCACGTCCCCTGCAAAGCGCCTTCGACGCAATCCGGAACGGCCGCTGGGACACCGCCAGCCGCATCGCCGAGCGGGACGGCCCCGCCGCCGTGTCCATCATCGAGTGGATTCGTCTGCGCGAAGGGCGCGGAACACCCGAAGAGGTTCTGGCCTTCGTCGAAGAGCATCCCGACTGGCCCGGCATCTCCTACCTGCGCAAGCGCAGCGAAGAGGTGATGACCCACGCCGATTTCGACGACGTTCTGGCCTTCTACAGCGATTACCGCCCCCAGACCGGCGAAGGCGTTCTGAACTACGCCCGCGCCCTGACCGCCCGCGGCCAGGAAGGCGAGGCCGCCGCCACGGTCGTTCTGGCATGGCGCACGATGGACCTTTCGACCGCCGAGCATAACGCCTTCCTCGACGCCCATGCCGATCTCCTGAAACCGCATCACGAGTCGCGGATGCAGATGGCGGTCTGGCGCGGCCTGCGCGACGTGCAGCAGATGCTGCCGCTGGTCAGCAAGGAAACCCGCGCGCTGGTCGAGGCCCGTCAGAAGATCGAGCGCGGCACAGCCCTGAAGGACAGCGACCTGCCCGAGGGCGGCGCCACCGATGCCGGCATCGCCTACGAGCGTTTCAACCAGCATATCAAGAAGGGCCGCAGCGACGACGCGATTGCCCTGATGATCAAGCAGAGCAAGATCGAAGACGGGCTTGGCGAGCCCGACCGCTGGGCCGGATGGCGGCGCTACCTCGCCCGCTCGAAGATGCGCGAGGGCGATATCGACACCGCCTATCAGCTCGCCGCGATTCACCAGCTGGTCGACGGGTCCAACTACGCCGATCTCGAATGGCTGTCGGGCTACCTGGCGCTCACCTATCTCGAGGCGCCCGAACTGGCCCTCGACCATTTCCAGCGGTTCCGCGCGGCGGTCGAAACGCCCATCTCGCTGGGCCGCGCCGGGTACTGGATCGGCCGCGCCCAGGATGCCCTCGGCGACACCGAAGCGGCCCAGCTCTCCTACGCCTTCGGCGGCGAATACCAGACCAGCTTCTACGGCCTTCTGGCCGCCGAACGCGCCGGCATGCCCCCCGACCCGGCCCTGGCCGGCGCGGCCCCCGATCCCGATTGGCGCAACGCCCCCTTCGCCCAGTCTCCGCTCTTCAAGGCGGGCGTTCTGCTGCTCAGCACCGACCGCATCTCTCTGGCCGAACAGTTCTTCGTGGCCCTGACCGACACGCTGGAAGAAGACGAGATCAACCGCCTCGGCCATGCCCTCGACACCCTTGACGAGCCCCATCTCGAGGTCATGGTCGGCAAGGCCGCCGCCCAGCGCGGCCTCGTCGTGCCCGGGCCCTATTACGCCCTCCACCCGATGCGGCAGATGGACCTGCCCGTTCCCGTCGAACTGGCCCTCGCCATCGCCCGCCGGGAAAGCGAATTCGACCACCGCGTCCAAAGCGGCGCAGGCGCGCAAGGCCTCATGCAGCTCATGCCGGGCACCGCCTCCGACATGGCCCGGTCCCTTGGCATCCAGCACACCCGCTCTCGCGTGCTGTCCGACTGGCGCTACAATGCGACGCTCGGCTCGGCCTACCTGGCCCAGCTGGTCAACCGGTTCGACGGGAATATCGTCATGGTCTCGGCAGGCTACAACGCCGGGCCGGGCCGCCCGCTGCGCTGGATGAAGGAATACGGCGACCCCCGGCAGGGCGAGCGCGACATCATCGACTGGATCGAGCACATCCCCTTCCGCGAAACCCAGAACTACGTGATGCGCGTCGCCGAAAGCCTGCCGATCTACCGCGCCCGGCTTGGGAAGAACCCGCTGCCGGTGCCATTCTCGGAAGAACTCTCCGGCGGAACCCTACGCCAGCTGGCGCTGGATTAG
- a CDS encoding carbonic anhydrase: MENARPLPSYLVERYHGWKATKYKDNASWYRHLAQEGQHPRAMVISCCDSRVHVTSIFGADQGEFFLHRNIANLVPPYVTDGAQHGTSAAVEYAVTALKVAHVIVLGHSNCGGVKGCEEMCSGNAPALEEKTSFVGRWMDILRPGYERVKKIKDQTERTKALEKQAILVSLENLMTFPFVKEAVDKGNLTLHGLWHDIGEGGVEQFNAHKKAFESI; the protein is encoded by the coding sequence ATGGAAAACGCGCGGCCGCTGCCCAGTTATCTCGTTGAACGCTACCACGGCTGGAAAGCCACCAAGTACAAGGACAACGCCTCCTGGTACCGCCACCTGGCACAAGAGGGGCAACACCCCCGCGCCATGGTGATCAGTTGCTGCGACAGCCGCGTGCACGTCACCTCGATCTTCGGCGCCGACCAGGGCGAGTTCTTCCTGCACCGCAACATCGCCAACCTGGTGCCGCCCTACGTCACCGACGGCGCCCAGCACGGCACCTCGGCGGCGGTCGAATACGCGGTGACCGCGCTCAAGGTGGCGCATGTCATCGTGCTGGGCCACTCCAACTGCGGCGGCGTCAAGGGCTGCGAGGAGATGTGCTCCGGCAACGCCCCGGCGCTGGAGGAAAAGACAAGCTTCGTCGGCCGCTGGATGGATATCCTGCGCCCCGGCTACGAGCGGGTGAAGAAGATCAAGGACCAGACCGAGCGCACCAAGGCGCTCGAGAAACAGGCGATCCTCGTCTCGCTGGAAAACCTGATGACCTTCCCCTTCGTGAAAGAGGCGGTGGACAAGGGCAACCTCACCCTCCACGGCCTCTGGCACGATATCGGCGAAGGCGGGGTGGAACAGTTCAACGCCCACAAGAAGGCCTTCGAGTCGATCTGA